The proteins below come from a single Tigriopus californicus strain San Diego chromosome 3, Tcal_SD_v2.1, whole genome shotgun sequence genomic window:
- the LOC131878598 gene encoding cold shock domain-containing protein E1-like isoform X1: MNQWTPLPPSVDSSQSHGGYGHAGGPSGFSGRPQSARPITKNPQSMFQNFPGNNPSASNNMMGRDNGGLMMRGNNGGGGGGGGGGSGGSPGSSTNSFGNGRFNSLGSNGYDGPTNGGGLNGFTTSLGRMETRTSPNFSNGFGSMNGGGGGVSGSSLFGNNGGSNHHVGNAFSDLIGSGRGSNGFENYTDRFTDRPNKTFEPPPMNRPHLMNGFDRSMSSNGGFDGFRGGVGANSHSSNGSAMMSNSGGMGVGNSSFDRQLSAPSSSSRDFMNGQSSMMGGGSRMLGQMGGSNGSVGGSNFMNGTRSGGSGVGGNYVGRHSPSLDMFGGSGSMMTNGSSGMGGGMGGAMNDMKIGTWNDAPTNSSPQNMGNFPQVSNFEIGTFNAGGSASNNGFSSNSGNNSFSQSGTNITGGPGIRETGIIEKLLHSYGFIQCCDRQARLFFHFSQFDGNIEHLKIGDPVEFEMTYDRRTGKPIASSVSKIAPDVVMREERVIGLVTTEAALDPETGQELHGRISYENRGECFFLPFTRSDVEGNVTVTSDDKVSFQMATMARSGNLVARTIRLEDPASPVKYQGVVNSITEDHGLIERADVVREIRFHLQDMKDGFPAAKLGDDVEFIIQTRNGKEVASAIEILPRGTVVFEDVGAEYFKGQVLKPCDKSGFVSGGHSEDALSGRVKYRGPDRSEEEIQFAEKDQVGDFTLRHGDWVKFVIAIDRRDKLKRATKIELLEESFKVSDERREHGTIEILKEKEKVGVIKCADRDGQMAFKFCEILDVQRNISVGDEVAFTVAEDDEAPGKKVALRIRHLIPGSVKFHVVLESGANGVISSEPASRSGSPANGDEPSRPSGTILYEHNGMKVEVPFHVDGCNPRQMPRLGDTVQFDIIQLKATKATMAAEIKVLESKHKGPLTPLTPMATPIIRKEVPQQQIQSQQPTMEVCYGFIAALKDGFGFLETSSHDKEVFFHFSNVEGKAEKLEVGMEVSYLVYNREKGGKLSAECVKVVDKGTLSPLISQETVLQGSVVRPLRSVNPDQDEYCGEIHVYSDDGKTIQRFQFSIASLANKKDLLQVNDPVQLQPCLKDPHFASNVKCTREKQRAFVEAMKGSFGFLSYEVEGGKKLFFHTCEVDNNEMLQQGDEVEFVVVSNKRTGKHSAVAVRKISTCKRPERLISKLKTLTLHGGMKIMVIRQPKGPENGMGFKAPRNITN, encoded by the exons ATGAATCAGTGGACACCCCTGCCACCCTCCGTGGACTCTTCCCAATCGCACGGCGGGTATGGGCATGCCGGAGGACCGAGCGGGTTTTCGGGGCGCCCTCAAAGTGCCCGGCCCATCACCAAGAACCCGCAAAGCATGTTCCAAAACTTTCCAGGCAACAATCCCTCTGCATCCAACAACATGATGGGCCGAGACAATGGTGGCCTCATGATGCGCGGGAAcaatggaggaggaggaggaggaggaggcggcgGCAGTGGAGGCTCTCCGGGATCTTCGACCAACTCCTTTGGCAACGGACGGTTCAACTCATTGGGCTCCAATGGCTACGATGGCCCGACCAACGGTGGCGGTTTGAATGGGTTTACCACTTCGTTGGGTCGCATGGAAACGCGAACCTCACCCAACTTCTCCAACGGATTCGGATCCATGAATGGAGGAGGCGGTGGCGTGAGTGGTTCCTCTCTCTTTGGCAACAACGGAGGGAGCAACCATCACGTTGGCAATGCTTTCTCTGATTTGATCGGATCTGGCCGTGGAAGCAATGGCTTTGAGAACTACACCGATCGCTTTACGGACCGCCCGAATAAGACGTTCGAGCCGCCCCCCATGAACAGACCTCATCTTATGAATGGCTTTGATCGCTCTATGTCCTCGAATGGTGGCTTTGATGGATTTCGAGGAGGTGTGGGTGCCAACAGCCACTCCTCTAATGGCAGTGCCATGATGAGCAACTCAGGGGGAATGGGCGTCGGCAATTCCAGCTTCGACCGCCAACTCTCAGCTCCGTCATCCTCGTCCCGAGACTTCATGAACGGCCAAAGCAGCATGATGGGCGGGGGCAGCCGCATGTTGGGCCAAATGGGCGGCAGCAATGGCAGTGTTGGTGGATCCAATTTCATGAATGGAACTCGATCCGGAGGAAGCGGGGTTGGCGGAAACTACGTGGGTCGCCACAGCCCCAGTTTGGATATGTTTGGTGGATCTGGCAGCATGATGACCAACGGCTCTTCTGGTATGGGTGGAGGGATGGGTGGAGCCATGAATGATATGAAGATCGGAACTTGGAATGACGCTCCTACCAATTCGTCCCCTCAGAACATGGGCAACTTCCCGCAAGTTTCCAACTTTGAGATTGGCACCTTCAATGCCGGAGGGTCGGCCTCGAACAATGGGTTCTCCTCGAACAGTGGGAACAATTCGTTCAGCCAAAGTGGCACGAACATCACGGGTGGACCTGGGATCAGAGAAACTGGCATCATCGAGAAGCTTCTG CACTCTTACGGATTCATTCAATGTTGCGACCGCCAAGCCAGGTTGTTCTTCCACTTCTCTCAATTCGACGGGAACATTGAACATCTGAAGATTGGCGATCCGGTAGAGTTCGAAATGACCTACGACCGGCGAACTGGAAAGCCCATCGCGAGCTCTGTCTCGAAAATTGCCCCAGACGTG GTAATGCGAGAGGAACGTGTGATTGGTCTGGTGACCACCGAAGCCGCCCTAGATCCGGAGACTGGACAGGAGTTACACGGCCGCATCAGCTACGAGAATCGAGGCGAGTGCTTTTTCCTTCCGTTTACGCGAAGTGACGTCGAAGGCAACGTGACCGTGACCTCTGACGACAAGGTCAGCTTCCAAATGGCCACAATGGCTCGGAGCGGCAATCTCGTGGCTCGAACCATTCGTCTTGAGGACCCTGCTTCCCCGGTCAAGTACCAGGGGGTGGTGAACTCCATCACCGAAGACCACGGATTGATCGAGCGTGCCGATGTTGTGCGCGAAATCCGGTTCCACCTTCAAGACATGAAGGACGGCTTTCCAGCGGCCAAGTTGGGCGATGATGTCGAGTTCATTATCCAAACCCGTAACGGGAAAGAAGTGGCTAGTGCCATTGAGATCCTACCCAGAGGAACGGTCGTATTCGAGGATGTCGGAGCGGAATACTTCAAAGGCCAGGTGTTGAAGCCCTGCGACAAGTCTGGATTTGTGTCTGGCGGTCATAGCGAGGATGCTTTGAGCGGCCGCGTCAAATATCGGGGTCCGGATCGTTCGGAAGAGGAGATCCAATTTGCGGAAAAGGACCAGGTGGGCGACTTCACCCTCCGTCATGGCGATTGGGTCAAGTTCGTGATCGCCATCGATCGTCGCGACAAACTGAAGCGCGCCACCAAGATCGAACTCTTGGAAGAGTCCTTCAAGGTGTCTGATGAGCGTCGGGAACACGGCACCATCGAGATCctcaaggagaaggagaaagtGGGTGTGATCAAGTGTGCGGATCGCGACGGTCAGATGGCGTTCAAGTTCTGCGAAATCTTGGATGTCCAGCGAAACATCTCCGTCGGTGATGAAGTGGCCTTCACTGTGGCCGAAGACGATGAAGCTCCGGGCAAGAAAGTGGCCCTGCGGATTCGTCATTTGATTCCTGGGTCGGTCAAGTTCCACGTGGTGCTCGAATCTGGCGCAAATGGAGTCATATCTTCCGAGCCTGCCAGCCGATCTGGCTCCCCGGCCAACGGTGACGAACCCAGTCGTCCCTCTGGCACCATTCTGTACGAGCACAATGGCATGAAAGTGGAGGTTCCCTTCCACGTGGATGGGTGCAATCCCAGGCAAATGCCACGTTTGGGAGACACGGTTCAGTTTGACATAATCCAGCTCAAGGCCACCAAGGCCACCATGGCCGCGGAGATCAAGGTGCTCGAATCCAAACACAAGGGCCCCTTGACCCCTTTGACTCCGATGGCCACGCCCATCATTCGAAAGGAAGTGCCCCAACAACAGATTCAGTCGCAACAACCGACCATGGAGGTGTGTTATGGGTTCATCGCCGCTCTCAAGGACGGGTTCGGATTCCTGGAGACGTCCAGCCACGACAAGGAGGTCTTCTTTCACTTTAGCAACGTAGAAGGAAAGGCTGAGAAACTGGAAGTCGGAATGGAGGTGTCTTACTTGGTCTACAATCGCGAGAAGGGCGGCAAGCTCTCGGCTGAATGCGTCAAAGTGGTCGACAAAGGCACCCTATCTCCGTTGATTAGCCAAGAGACCGTCCTTCAGGGATCCGTGGTCAGACCCTTGCGCTCCGTGAATCCAGACCAAGACGAATACTGCGGCGAAATCCACGTGTACTCCGATGATGGCAAGA CCATTCAGCGTTTCCAATTCTCGATTGCCAGTTTGGCCAACAAGAAGGATCTGCTCCAAGTCAACGATCCTGTTCAGCTTCAACCCTGCTTGAAGGATCCTCACTTTGCGTCGAACGTGAAGTGCACTCGAGAAAAGCAACGCGCTTTTGTCGAGGCCATGAAAG GCTCGTTTGGATTCCTCAGCTACGAGGTCGAAGGTGGTAAGAAGCTGTTCTTCCATACCTGCGAGGTCGACAACAATGAGATGCTTCAACAAGGAGACGAGGTGGAGTTTGTCGTGGTATCCAATAAACGCACGGGCAAACACTCGGCTGTGGCCGTTCGCAAGATCAG CACTTGCAAACGTCCGGAACGTTTGATCTCAAAACTGAAGACGTTAACTCTACACGGAGGCATGAAGATCATGGTGATTCGCCAGCCCAAAGGCCCTGAAAATGGCATGGGCTTCAAAGCCCCCCGAAACATCACCAACTGA
- the LOC131878599 gene encoding anoctamin-1-like: protein MAKSPSLASQETVETTTEFGKDKKPDEEIEMEIRDMVSQDEKGKTNGNSTRPLFTPDKMNFILVWNSKTEVGKSSESFERRRVFESNLEKEGLLLEYEEPEANGLNFVKVFAPQNVLKRYAEILKLRLPMRKFEHISEIRVDEVKIPIFSDVVSGLQSGLHKFAEPFKYDENKFKTRVNELTATFSRDKEYLFDVDADFFTPSMRSRIIEFILKRKRLTEDVDDEFAFGIDKCLADGIYIAAYPLHDGSLKREEGMRYKLFSEWASFSKIFKLQPLDAVRDYFGVKIALYFAWLGFYTTLLIPPAIMGLLVFLYGVASMGRDIPSQDICTMSDIRICPACDHFCDYWSLDETCLHSKIMYLFDNETTVFFAIFMSFWAALFLEFWKRYSSEIAHRWDVTGYRPEEEHPRPEYLAQLRNVKERTVNFVTQTTEPRVPFWKMRFPGIVLSVSTVLLMVLMGLVAVIGVIVYRMSMGAALNAFHEETIKGHASLFISVTGATINLICILIFNQIYGYVAVWLTDLELNRTQTEFDDSLSLKIYLLQFVNYYASIFYIAFFKGKFVGYPGGYNRFLGHRQEECSPGGCFMELCLQMAIIFVGKQFLLSVVEYHLPRIWKIFNTIKVISGLQKEDQTRYPQWVQDFRLVEFGQQGLFYEYLEMVIQYGFITIFVSAFPLAPLFALVNNVFELRLDAKKLLVHHRRPVAQRVKDIGIWLQIMESLGKISVVTNGFIIAFTSEFIPKMAYRIGYSPDGTLHGYTNFTLSVFDPEDFEFRSNPALARNDSMTHTPEFCRYTDFRYPPGHSKEYRINEIYWHILAARLAFVVVFQNFVALSLMAIKWVVPNMSTELKERIRREAYLTNEIIIRTELLKAKGELDLNMEYEDGNEEQSPEESIRSNGRLLRRRSTRRHETGDVTDGQIVV, encoded by the exons atggccaaatctcCGAGTTTGGCCTCTCAAGAGACGGTGGAGACCACTACGGAATTCGGGAAAGATAAAAAGCCCGATGAAGAAATCGAAATGGAGATCAGAGACATG GTTTCTCAAGATGAGAAAGGCAAGACTAATGGAAATTCCACCCGTCCCCTTTTCACTCCGGACAAAATGAACTTCATCTTGGTTTGGAACAGCAAAACGGAGGTGGGAAAATCAAGCGAATCCTTTGAGCGACGCCGTGTGTTCGAAAGCAATTTGGAGAAGGAGGGACTTCTCCTCGAATACGAAGAACCTGAGGCCAATGGTCTAAATTTTGTCAAGGTTTTCGCTCCTCAGAACGTGCTGAAACGTTATGCCGAGATCCTCAAATTGCGATTGCCAATGAGAAAG TTTGAACACATCTCCGAAATCCGGGTGGATGAGGTCAAGATCCCAATTTTTTCGGATGTGGTGAGCGGTCTGCAATCGGGTTTGCATAAATTTGCCGAGCCCTTTAAATACGACgagaacaagttcaagacTCGAGTCAATGAGCTCACCGCCACTTTCTCACGAGATAAGGAATATTT GTTCGATGTTGACGCAGATTTCTTTACGCCAAGTATGCGATCCAGAATCATCGAGTTCATCTTGAAACGCAAACGCCTCACTGAAGATGTGGATGATGAATTCGCCTTTGGGATCGATAAATGTTTGGCCGATGGGATCTACATTGCGGCCTACCCTCTTCACGAT GGGTCCTTAAAACGCGAGGAGGGAATGAGGTACAAGCTGTTTTCAGAGTGGGCCTCGTTCTCTAAAATCTTCAAGCTTCAGCCACTGGATGCTGTGCGAGACTACTTTGGAGTCAAGATTGCTCTCTACTTTGCTTGGTTGGGTTTCTACACCACTTTGCTCATCCCTCCTGCCATAATGGGACTGTTGGTGTTCCTCTATGGGGTGGCTTCTATGGGAAGAGATATCCCGAG CCAAGACATATGCACAATGTCCGATATCAGGATATGTCCCGCTTGTGATCATTTCTGTGATTACTGGAGTTTAGATGAAACATGTCTACACTCCAAGATCATGTACCTTTTTGACAACGAGACCACCGTGTTCTTCGCCATCTTTATGTCCTTTTGGG CTGCCCTATTTCTGGAATTTTGGAAGCGGTACTCAAGTGAAATCGCTCACCGGTGGGACGTGACTGGTTACCGCCCCGAGGAGGAACACCCCCGGCCAGAGTACCTCGCCCAATTGCGCAATGTCAAGGAGCGCACCGTGAACTTCGTCACCCAAACCACAGAACCACGTGTCCCGTTTTGGAAGATGAGGTTCCCGGGTATTGTCCTTTCCGTGTCCACGGTGCTACTCATGGTTCTAATGGGCCTGGTGGCCGTGATTGGCGTCATTGTCTACAGAATGTCTATGGGAGCGGCTTTGAATGCGTTCCACGAGGAAACTATTAAAGGCCATGCAAGCTTGTTCATCTCTGTGACCGGTGCAACAATTAATCTGATTTGCATCCTGATTTTCAACCAG ATTTATGGCTATGTGGCTGTGTGGCTCACTGACCTCGAATTGAATCGCACTCAAACCGAGTTTGACGACTCGCTCTCactcaaaatatatttgttgcAATTTGTCAACTACTACGCCTCCATTTTCTACATTGCTTTCTTCAAGGGCAAATTTGTGGGTTACCCAGGAGGATATAACAGATTTTTAG GTCATAGACAAGAAGAATGTAGTCCAGGTGGATGCTTCATGGAGCTGTGTCTCCAAATGGCGATCATCTTTGTTGGCAAGCAATTCTTACTCTCTGTGGTGGAATATCATTTGCCTAGAATTTGGAAAATCTTCAATACGATCAAGGTCATATCTGGTCTTCAAAAAGAAGACCAAACACGATATCCTCAGTGGGTTCAAGACTTCCGATTAGTTGAGTTTGGACAGCAAGGCCTCTTCTATGAATATCTGGAAATGG TGATCCAATATGGGTTCATCACCATTTTCGTTTCGGCCTTTCCTTTGGCTCCTCTATTTGCCCTCGTGAACAATGTTTTTGAGCTGCGACTGGATGCCAAAAAGCTTCTAGTTCATCATCG TCGTCCTGTGGCACAACGAGTCAAAGACATTGGAATCTGGTTACAAATCATGGAGAGCCTCGGCAAAATATCCGTAGTTACGAAT GGTTTCATAATTGCTTTCACTTCGGAATTCATTCCCAAGATGGCCTATCGCATTGGATATAGTCCCGATGGTACCTTGCACGGGTACACCAACTTCACATTGTCCGTTTTTGACCCGGAAGACTTTGAATTTAGGAGTAATCCTGCCCTGGCCCGGAACGACTCCATGACACATACCCCGGAGTTCTGTCGCTATACGGATTTCCGTTATCCACCTGGACATAGCAAAGAATACAGGATCAACGAG ATATATTGGCACATTTTGGCCGCCCGATTGGCGTTTGTGGTGGTGTTTCAGAACTTCGTGGCTTTATCGTTAATGGCCATCAAATGGGTAGTACCCAACATGTCTACGGAGTTGAAAGAGCGTATTCGAAGAGAGGCTTATCTCACCAACGAAATCATCATCCGAACTGAGCTTCTTAAGGCCAAAGGCGAATTAGATCTGAATATGGAGTATGAGGATGGCAATGAGGAGCAAAGTCCTGAAGAATCCATTAGATCCAATGGTCGCCTTTTGCGACGTCGAAGCACAAGGAGGCATGAAACTGGAGATGTGACTGACGGCCAAATTGTGGTATAA
- the LOC131878598 gene encoding cold shock domain-containing protein E1-like isoform X2 translates to MNQWTPLPPSVDSSQSHGGYGHAGGPSGFSGRPQSARPITKNPQSMFQNFPGNNPSASNNMMGRDNGGLMMRGNNGGGGGGGGGGSGGSPGSSTNSFGNGRFNSLGSNGYDGPTNGGGLNGFTTSLGRMETRTSPNFSNGFGSMNGGGGGVSGSSLFGNNGGSNHHVGNAFSDLIGSGRGSNGFENYTDRFTDRPNKTFEPPPMNRPHLMNGFDRSMSSNGGFDGFRGGVGANSHSSNGSAMMSNSGGMGVGNSSFDRQLSAPSSSSRDFMNGQSSMMGGGSRMLGQMGGSNGSVGGSNFMNGTRSGGSGVGGNYVGRHSPSLDMFGGSGSMMTNGSSGMGGGMGGAMNDMKIGTWNDAPTNSSPQNMGNFPQVSNFEIGTFNAGGSASNNGFSSNSGNNSFSQSGTNITGGPGIRETGIIEKLLHSYGFIQCCDRQARLFFHFSQFDGNIEHLKIGDPVEFEMTYDRRTGKPIASSVSKIAPDVMREERVIGLVTTEAALDPETGQELHGRISYENRGECFFLPFTRSDVEGNVTVTSDDKVSFQMATMARSGNLVARTIRLEDPASPVKYQGVVNSITEDHGLIERADVVREIRFHLQDMKDGFPAAKLGDDVEFIIQTRNGKEVASAIEILPRGTVVFEDVGAEYFKGQVLKPCDKSGFVSGGHSEDALSGRVKYRGPDRSEEEIQFAEKDQVGDFTLRHGDWVKFVIAIDRRDKLKRATKIELLEESFKVSDERREHGTIEILKEKEKVGVIKCADRDGQMAFKFCEILDVQRNISVGDEVAFTVAEDDEAPGKKVALRIRHLIPGSVKFHVVLESGANGVISSEPASRSGSPANGDEPSRPSGTILYEHNGMKVEVPFHVDGCNPRQMPRLGDTVQFDIIQLKATKATMAAEIKVLESKHKGPLTPLTPMATPIIRKEVPQQQIQSQQPTMEVCYGFIAALKDGFGFLETSSHDKEVFFHFSNVEGKAEKLEVGMEVSYLVYNREKGGKLSAECVKVVDKGTLSPLISQETVLQGSVVRPLRSVNPDQDEYCGEIHVYSDDGKTIQRFQFSIASLANKKDLLQVNDPVQLQPCLKDPHFASNVKCTREKQRAFVEAMKGSFGFLSYEVEGGKKLFFHTCEVDNNEMLQQGDEVEFVVVSNKRTGKHSAVAVRKISTCKRPERLISKLKTLTLHGGMKIMVIRQPKGPENGMGFKAPRNITN, encoded by the exons ATGAATCAGTGGACACCCCTGCCACCCTCCGTGGACTCTTCCCAATCGCACGGCGGGTATGGGCATGCCGGAGGACCGAGCGGGTTTTCGGGGCGCCCTCAAAGTGCCCGGCCCATCACCAAGAACCCGCAAAGCATGTTCCAAAACTTTCCAGGCAACAATCCCTCTGCATCCAACAACATGATGGGCCGAGACAATGGTGGCCTCATGATGCGCGGGAAcaatggaggaggaggaggaggaggaggcggcgGCAGTGGAGGCTCTCCGGGATCTTCGACCAACTCCTTTGGCAACGGACGGTTCAACTCATTGGGCTCCAATGGCTACGATGGCCCGACCAACGGTGGCGGTTTGAATGGGTTTACCACTTCGTTGGGTCGCATGGAAACGCGAACCTCACCCAACTTCTCCAACGGATTCGGATCCATGAATGGAGGAGGCGGTGGCGTGAGTGGTTCCTCTCTCTTTGGCAACAACGGAGGGAGCAACCATCACGTTGGCAATGCTTTCTCTGATTTGATCGGATCTGGCCGTGGAAGCAATGGCTTTGAGAACTACACCGATCGCTTTACGGACCGCCCGAATAAGACGTTCGAGCCGCCCCCCATGAACAGACCTCATCTTATGAATGGCTTTGATCGCTCTATGTCCTCGAATGGTGGCTTTGATGGATTTCGAGGAGGTGTGGGTGCCAACAGCCACTCCTCTAATGGCAGTGCCATGATGAGCAACTCAGGGGGAATGGGCGTCGGCAATTCCAGCTTCGACCGCCAACTCTCAGCTCCGTCATCCTCGTCCCGAGACTTCATGAACGGCCAAAGCAGCATGATGGGCGGGGGCAGCCGCATGTTGGGCCAAATGGGCGGCAGCAATGGCAGTGTTGGTGGATCCAATTTCATGAATGGAACTCGATCCGGAGGAAGCGGGGTTGGCGGAAACTACGTGGGTCGCCACAGCCCCAGTTTGGATATGTTTGGTGGATCTGGCAGCATGATGACCAACGGCTCTTCTGGTATGGGTGGAGGGATGGGTGGAGCCATGAATGATATGAAGATCGGAACTTGGAATGACGCTCCTACCAATTCGTCCCCTCAGAACATGGGCAACTTCCCGCAAGTTTCCAACTTTGAGATTGGCACCTTCAATGCCGGAGGGTCGGCCTCGAACAATGGGTTCTCCTCGAACAGTGGGAACAATTCGTTCAGCCAAAGTGGCACGAACATCACGGGTGGACCTGGGATCAGAGAAACTGGCATCATCGAGAAGCTTCTG CACTCTTACGGATTCATTCAATGTTGCGACCGCCAAGCCAGGTTGTTCTTCCACTTCTCTCAATTCGACGGGAACATTGAACATCTGAAGATTGGCGATCCGGTAGAGTTCGAAATGACCTACGACCGGCGAACTGGAAAGCCCATCGCGAGCTCTGTCTCGAAAATTGCCCCAGAC GTAATGCGAGAGGAACGTGTGATTGGTCTGGTGACCACCGAAGCCGCCCTAGATCCGGAGACTGGACAGGAGTTACACGGCCGCATCAGCTACGAGAATCGAGGCGAGTGCTTTTTCCTTCCGTTTACGCGAAGTGACGTCGAAGGCAACGTGACCGTGACCTCTGACGACAAGGTCAGCTTCCAAATGGCCACAATGGCTCGGAGCGGCAATCTCGTGGCTCGAACCATTCGTCTTGAGGACCCTGCTTCCCCGGTCAAGTACCAGGGGGTGGTGAACTCCATCACCGAAGACCACGGATTGATCGAGCGTGCCGATGTTGTGCGCGAAATCCGGTTCCACCTTCAAGACATGAAGGACGGCTTTCCAGCGGCCAAGTTGGGCGATGATGTCGAGTTCATTATCCAAACCCGTAACGGGAAAGAAGTGGCTAGTGCCATTGAGATCCTACCCAGAGGAACGGTCGTATTCGAGGATGTCGGAGCGGAATACTTCAAAGGCCAGGTGTTGAAGCCCTGCGACAAGTCTGGATTTGTGTCTGGCGGTCATAGCGAGGATGCTTTGAGCGGCCGCGTCAAATATCGGGGTCCGGATCGTTCGGAAGAGGAGATCCAATTTGCGGAAAAGGACCAGGTGGGCGACTTCACCCTCCGTCATGGCGATTGGGTCAAGTTCGTGATCGCCATCGATCGTCGCGACAAACTGAAGCGCGCCACCAAGATCGAACTCTTGGAAGAGTCCTTCAAGGTGTCTGATGAGCGTCGGGAACACGGCACCATCGAGATCctcaaggagaaggagaaagtGGGTGTGATCAAGTGTGCGGATCGCGACGGTCAGATGGCGTTCAAGTTCTGCGAAATCTTGGATGTCCAGCGAAACATCTCCGTCGGTGATGAAGTGGCCTTCACTGTGGCCGAAGACGATGAAGCTCCGGGCAAGAAAGTGGCCCTGCGGATTCGTCATTTGATTCCTGGGTCGGTCAAGTTCCACGTGGTGCTCGAATCTGGCGCAAATGGAGTCATATCTTCCGAGCCTGCCAGCCGATCTGGCTCCCCGGCCAACGGTGACGAACCCAGTCGTCCCTCTGGCACCATTCTGTACGAGCACAATGGCATGAAAGTGGAGGTTCCCTTCCACGTGGATGGGTGCAATCCCAGGCAAATGCCACGTTTGGGAGACACGGTTCAGTTTGACATAATCCAGCTCAAGGCCACCAAGGCCACCATGGCCGCGGAGATCAAGGTGCTCGAATCCAAACACAAGGGCCCCTTGACCCCTTTGACTCCGATGGCCACGCCCATCATTCGAAAGGAAGTGCCCCAACAACAGATTCAGTCGCAACAACCGACCATGGAGGTGTGTTATGGGTTCATCGCCGCTCTCAAGGACGGGTTCGGATTCCTGGAGACGTCCAGCCACGACAAGGAGGTCTTCTTTCACTTTAGCAACGTAGAAGGAAAGGCTGAGAAACTGGAAGTCGGAATGGAGGTGTCTTACTTGGTCTACAATCGCGAGAAGGGCGGCAAGCTCTCGGCTGAATGCGTCAAAGTGGTCGACAAAGGCACCCTATCTCCGTTGATTAGCCAAGAGACCGTCCTTCAGGGATCCGTGGTCAGACCCTTGCGCTCCGTGAATCCAGACCAAGACGAATACTGCGGCGAAATCCACGTGTACTCCGATGATGGCAAGA CCATTCAGCGTTTCCAATTCTCGATTGCCAGTTTGGCCAACAAGAAGGATCTGCTCCAAGTCAACGATCCTGTTCAGCTTCAACCCTGCTTGAAGGATCCTCACTTTGCGTCGAACGTGAAGTGCACTCGAGAAAAGCAACGCGCTTTTGTCGAGGCCATGAAAG GCTCGTTTGGATTCCTCAGCTACGAGGTCGAAGGTGGTAAGAAGCTGTTCTTCCATACCTGCGAGGTCGACAACAATGAGATGCTTCAACAAGGAGACGAGGTGGAGTTTGTCGTGGTATCCAATAAACGCACGGGCAAACACTCGGCTGTGGCCGTTCGCAAGATCAG CACTTGCAAACGTCCGGAACGTTTGATCTCAAAACTGAAGACGTTAACTCTACACGGAGGCATGAAGATCATGGTGATTCGCCAGCCCAAAGGCCCTGAAAATGGCATGGGCTTCAAAGCCCCCCGAAACATCACCAACTGA